The segment ACTTATGATCATTTTCAAAGCATGCACTGTTCTTTATAGCACCCTTTATGACttacaaattaacattttacatGAACAAAGCTTGGAATAATcagataaacaaataaatatcagcaaaaaagtaaaaaataacaaGACATGAATCAGAGCGTCAAAGTGTACCTGTGACATTTTCTTGCCAAACAGCAAATGATTGCAGATAGAAAGGCGCCAACCGAAAATGCAATGATAATTTCCCACCGTGTGATAATTCGTAACACTTTTATGACTTCACCTAGAAACAAGAGGAACAACTTgttataaacaaaacaaaactgaggcCACTGTTGCTTCTTGAATGTCATAATACAGAgattacaaaaaaagaacatttcaaGGTTGAGCTGttaccttcttttttttgtttctgttctgcATTGCTTATGATGAGGTTTTCTTTTGCTTCCCcatttgtgttgctgctgaCACACTCAACAGAAGTGCTGTGGTCTTTTACAGTCAGGGTGGCAGTGCTGTTGACCTTGTGGTTTGACACGGTGATAAGGACTGAGTACTCAGTGTGGTTCTCCAACAGCGGCCATTTGATGGTGGGCAAAGGAAACCCttcactaatacacacacaagtCAGGACCTCTGACTGATGAATGCATCCGGAGCTCTTTAGGATCTTTGGAGACACTGCAAACATCACAACATCGGATAAAGTTTACAGTGAGCTGATAGTAGAGTAGGCAGAATATGATAAGTTTCCTGTAAAGGGGATCTACTTCAAAGTCTACTTACAAATCACCGTGACGTTGGCATACATAGTCAGAGTTTTGTTCAGATGTGTTGCTGTGCAGATGTACTGTCCAGTATGTTCTGCTGTTACATTAGGGATGACAAGAGTAGCTGATCCAGTGCTGTTCTGCAGGTTAGTATCAGCTACACTGTTCAGGTTTTTCTTGGATGGGACTTTACTCCACATGACAAGAGACGAAGGGAAATTCTCAAAACTGCAGGTCAGATTCAGAACATCCCCCTCATTTACACTGGTCTTTCCAGTTATTTCAGATTTCTTCACAGCTATGAGACAAAAATGgacaaattatttttatttattagataATGCAGTCTAAAATATTCGTAACATACGGCATTGATCTGAAGCTGACAACAAAAGCCTTACGTCTCATTCTCACATATCTTTGCATAAGAATGTGCATCAACCAGAAGTCTGTTCATCTCTGATGTGTTTGAGAAACTCCTCCATATGTTTCTTTTTGCCTCAGTACAGAATCTGCCTGGAATATACTAATGAAGTTGAACTTTTGCATAAGATTTCGGAAAGACAATATGCTCTCGATGTGTAGACAATGATAATACATCAGGGTATCTACCTGCTAAAGAAGAGAGACTTTCACTGAAATGCTGCTGAACCTGTGGAAGGCCAACCAATGCTATTGCTGTAGCATGTGACCAATATAAGTGTTTCCTGATGCAGGATGTGATATGGTTTCAGTCAGTAATGGTGTCAGGTTCCTGTCTGAACCATAGACAGTAAATGATGCATGCACAACAATGAGGGGTGTAATAATACGCATATTTGTATTGATACTTTCGGTTTGGTATGCATTACAAACTGAGCAATTAGTTAAACTAATCCTATTACACTGGGAAAACAAAATGTCCAGCGTTAATTGTGTGCTAACACATAATGCTCTCAGTGCTACAGCACTTAACAGGCAAGGTGCTGTCTGcccctccccccacccccaaaCTAAAACATTCTACTCCAGTGAGACATGCTGGGATGCACGCTATGCTAAGCTAGCTCATTGCATGATGGTTACTAACGCCATCCCCAGACCACAAGTAGAAGATCTTCCAATAACCTACAGGTCTGGCATTTGGAGTTACTTAGGTTTTGCTATGAATTATGAGAATGATGGCAAGAGGGTGGTGGATGAAAAAATCAACAGTATGCCACATCTGCTACACGACAGTAGGTTACATCGGTAGGAATACTTCAAACACATCAAGTCATTAATGCTGACACCACCCCAGTGTGTGGAAACACATACTACAAGCTGATGCTATCCCCGCAGCTTTTAAGCAGCTGTTCCTAAtggatattcattcattcacgcgggggggctggagcctatcccagctgacatcgggcgagaggcagggtacaccctggacaggtcgccagactatcgcagggctgacacatagagacagacaaccactcaggCTCAcgcttgctgtgaggcgacagtgctaaccaccacaccactgtgccaccctcCTAACGGATATGACAGAGCTAAAGAAATAACTGCAGGGTTTGGTAATGTTGCATTTATTGCCATGAATACGAGATAACTACACTGAGCTAGGAGAGCTTCTCTAACATTCTGCAAAGTCAAAAGAATGTGAGAGTATGAAGAACATGTGCTACTCACTGGTCACGTCAGGAGTCGTCATTTTCTCTGTAGCCGTGTTGCCTTTCAGGCTGATGTTCAGAGTCACCGTCTCCtctgttttgatgttgtttgtgaAGCTGACCTTACAGGTGACATTGGTGTTGTGGTGTTTGGCTGaagggttaaaggtcaaagttgaGCTGTGTCTCTGAGTGACAGCAGTCAGATCCTCAGTCTTGAGATCAGTGATGTTTCCTGTGATGTGAGAGTCCttccctcctgctcctctccacGTCCAGGTGATTTTAGGAACAGATCCAGAGCAGAGACCAGGAGCAGTGCAGGTCAGTGTGGTCTGCTGTCCCTCTGTCAGAGGAGGAATCATCACTGTGGGCTTTTGGGTCAGACCTAATGGGAGAGCAGTCCATGAGTGGAATCAGATTAACCAGAAGGTTATTATTCATTTCAAGTAGGACTTATATAGTACTCTACTCTGCTTAATATTTCAAAGGGGCAATAAGTAGAAGGTATGGCAGAAGTGGCTCAATCTATCAGCGTTGTTGCTGTCCCTTCTTGCCACCCACAGACGTCAGTAGAGGCCAAACATTACTTCAGTGCATTAAAGGTTTATGAAAACCAAATATGTTGGCGTCAGGGTTGAGTGCTGAACTCAGTACTTTTAAGGGTACCGACCAGATAACATTGGTATTACCGAGTACCGATTCATGTTAAATTCATCTCTGCCAAATGTCAGCATCTGTGTGAGACTGCCAGGCTCAGACAACAGTCAGAAGTGAGGCCTGAAAGCCAGTCATGGAGCTCTGAGGCTGGCAACGGAGCTCCTGGTCACTCCATTGGCCTCCAAGCAAGCCAAAAGTATCGCTGCAGCACCGATCTGCTGCAATAGTTTCGGTGTCTGGTcaattttcttttctatatCATTTTAGTAAGAACCTCGGATCACTGCTAGatgaacagacacacatacacacacaagtagATGGACAGAGACAAAATATTAGCTCTATGTGTGATTAGAATAGAGCAGAACTGTGTTTTAATCTCCTATGTCAGCCATGCAGCTTGTACACAAATTAaatttttgttattacagagaaAGTGAAGTACAAAAAAGCTACCTtgggccccgatcacacaggaagctttttgcaggttgcaaaatgcaaAACGCGAGACGCACTGCCCTGCcgttaatttttttaaaagttgaatGCCACTGGCAAAAACAATGCTGCCTGCACCTTTTTGTTGTTGCCAGGCAAACACCTCCTTACCCTTACCTTCCCGTGTACTTAATCTactgttttttattcatttatttcacagtaattaatAGCTAGTTACTATAATGGTGAGAGGCTGTTGGTAAATAGTTcattgggcacagggaaacggagTTCGGTGTGGGAGTATGAGACCCttaaaaaaagagggtggatcatggggagcaccaccagctggtccaggagcttcgcctccatgatggcagtttccaggcatattttaggatgactctggggcagtttgacaaactgctgtctatcgtcaggccataaagctctgggtatccagcaaccgctaccaccagtttctcctccattattTACCATCTGTGAAcctgttgtcatgaccaccacagaaggtcCAGTTCTAATCATCTGACTGGACAATaggaaaaaagcagagatgataTGGGGCACTTTTCTGCTTTTTTCGACCGAGGAGTTCAGAGCTCTCCAGCAAAACGCCAGgtgcctagagcgcagaaacacaaggcgcatagcaacacaaaaacagcaagcaaaaagcCTCATTCTCatcaaaaacaattacaaaaactcACCTCAAGATGctaaaaatgctttctgtgtgatcgcggCACAGGTACCAGTACCAAATTCCAGGTAGCAGAAATGATACCAGTATCAATTCAAATgtgaacggtacccaaccctagctGATACATGCTTTAGTTATGACAATAAACATATTCAGTTAGCAAACAACATTTGCTGTGGTTCTACTtaccttttacagtgacatttgCTCCAGAAGATGCATATTCTCGCTCTGTTCCATTCAGGATACCGTTAAGTCTGAAATGATATGATCCAGAGACAGACTCACTAAGGTCATTGATGATGATGCTGCAGTTCTTCAGTGACGCTCGTACTCTAGACCCAGTATGAGCTTTAGGACTGGTGTCATTCAAGTGGAGCACTATGTCAGAATCACTACAGTTCTGTTTAGAAGGATCACATTTGTGCCAGACTCTAAGTTCCAAAGTGATGTCAGGATCAGTGGTAAAATGACAAGGTATCACAACACAGAGTCCAGCCTCTGCTGTTAGTTCTGCATCACTAAGCATGACGCAGGGtccattttgagagcatgttgtttGTTCTTGAGATGCATCTGTTAAAACAaagagggaaaaacaaacaattagaAACACAGGATGTGTAGACAGTAATAATACATCAGGGTATCTACCTGCTAAAGAAGAGAGACTTTCACTGAAACGCTGCTGAACCTGTGGAAGGCCAACCAATGCTATTGCTGTAGCATGTGACCAATATAACTGTTTCCTGATGCAGGATGTAATATGGTTTCAGTCAGTAATGGTGTCAGGTTCCTGTCTGAACCATAGACAGTAAATGATGCATGCACAACAATGAGGGGTGTAATAATACGCATATTTGTATTGATACTTTCGGTTTGGTATGCATTACAAACTGAGCAATTAGTTAAACTAATCCTATTACACTGGGAAAACAAAATGTCCAGCGTTAATTGTGTGCTAACACATAATGCTCTCAGTGCTACAGCACTTAACAGGCAAGGTGCTGTCTGCCCCTCCCCTCACCCCCAAACTAAAACATTCTACTCCAGTGAGACATGCTGGGAGGCACGCTACACTAAGCTAGCTCATTGCATGATGGTTACTAACGCCATCCCCAGACCACAAGTAGAAGATCTTCCAATAACCTACAGGTCTGGCATTTGGAGTTACTTAGGTTTTGCTATGAATTATGAGAATGATGGCAAGAGGGTGGTGGATGAAAAAATCAACAGTATGCCACATCTGCTACACGACAGTAGGTTACATCGGTAGGAATACTTCAAACACATCAAGTCATTAATGCTGACACCACCCCAGTGTGTCAGTAGGTGGAAACACATACTACAAGCTGATATTATCCCTGCAGCTTTTAAGCAGCTGTTCCTAATGGATATGACAGAGCTGAAGAAATAACTGCAGGGTTTGGTAACGTTGTATTTATTGCCATGAATACGAGACGCCACTTGGTAGCAGGCTTTATGAACATGCTTAATGTAACTGAGCCCTGTTACAGTGTTCCATGAGGAGTCCATTTCAGCCAGACCATAATTTCTGCTTTATACTACTTAACACAAGCCTAAATTATGATGTtagttttaaaacattaaaacatttaagaaGATGGGACACTCAGGTATCGCTTCatcattatttaaaataaaaatagatcaTACTTTATGATGTtagttttaataaattaaaaatgtaaaatcaagGAAATTTCTGCAGCATATCTACTagatttttaaatatctaatgGATTTATCTTtggtaaataaataattaatttattcagAAGTCAGGTGTTGTGGGCCATTTGAGCTTCAACAAGCTGCTAAGCTAAATTTAAGCGactaaaaacagaatacatgtGACTGTTCAAGCAATTTTAAAGCGTGAAAGGAAAACATTTataataaacatttattaacTGTGGACATTTGATT is part of the Epinephelus fuscoguttatus linkage group LG8, E.fuscoguttatus.final_Chr_v1 genome and harbors:
- the si:dkey-24p1.7 gene encoding sialic acid-binding Ig-like lectin 6, coding for MFLLVWVTLLFAVGSNYANKDASQEQTTCSQNGPCVMLSDAELTAEAGLCVVIPCHFTTDPDITLELRVWHKCDPSKQNCSDSDIVLHLNDTSPKAHTGSRVRASLKNCSIIINDLSESVSGSYHFRLNGILNGTEREYASSGANVTVKGLTQKPTVMIPPLTEGQQTTLTCTAPGLCSGSVPKITWTWRGAGGKDSHITGNITDLKTEDLTAVTQRHSSTLTFNPSAKHHNTNVTCKVSFTNNIKTEETVTLNISLKGNTATEKMTTPDVTTVKKSEITGKTSVNEGDVLNLTCSFENFPSSLVMWSKVPSKKNLNSVADTNLQNSTGSATLVIPNVTAEHTGQYICTATHLNKTLTMYANVTVILSPKILKSSGCIHQSEVLTCVCISEGFPLPTIKWPLLENHTEYSVLITVSNHKVNSTATLTVKDHSTSVECVSSNTNGEAKENLIISNAEQKQKKEGEVIKVLRIITRWEIIIAFSVGAFLSAIICCLARKCHRKKQRIYGNLAETLEMVSSHEDPPVDAGQAVEDYQAIDQVANEARGAVATGKSEVEYSKIDFSLIKRKDAEEAGETQGTTETEYAEIKELKKIKEESEEDQDEEGEEEMTGEDEEKKHSEPEEKEGEGEGEDVALYSSVKKTNK